One Glandiceps talaboti chromosome 20, keGlaTala1.1, whole genome shotgun sequence genomic region harbors:
- the LOC144450828 gene encoding histamine N-methyltransferase-like translates to MAVEIKSLIHYPDVYFKKYTAIVNNGFEIMDEERKQHMIGTFQGFDASNVSELRVLAIGTANGWVDEIIIDVLSKKFPKISYVVVEPDKDELQKFKDRETSKTTQGQWQNVNIEFNLSTIEEYLEKRNSADTKEFFHIIHAIQCPYYFTDPHKSLYDLYQVLERGGLLLIVMLKGPWEKTLEKIGEYYYDKKFHFIGVTAVRKNLEERIPNMKIETKYRKKNIVVTECFKEDSADGNDILDCITQILDFRKTVPKHVYDDIMQVFNEHCHQSGDDILFGADEEDLIILKE, encoded by the exons ATGGCTGTTGAAATTAAAAGTCTTATCCACTACCCTGACGTGTATTTCAAGAAGTACACTGCGATAGTGAACAATGGGTTTGAAATCATGGATGAAGAACGTAAACAGCATATGATTGGAACATTTCAAGGCTTTGATGCTAGTAATGTTTCTGAACTTCGTGTACTGGCTATTGGTACAGCGAATG GTTGGGTTGATGAGATAATCATTGATGTATTATCAAAAAAGTTCCCAAAAATTTCCTATGTTGTTGTCGAACCGGACAAAGATGAACTCCAGAAATTCAAAGACCGGGAAACATCTAAGACAACCCAGGGTCAATGGCAGAATGTGAATATCGAGTTTAATCTCTCAACAATTGAGGAATATCTGGAGAAAAGAAACAGCGCCGATACGAAAGAGTTCTTCCACATAATCCATGCGATACAGTGTCCATACTATTTCACTGATCCACACAAATCTTTATATGATCTGTATCAAGTTTTGGAGAGAGGTGGATTATTGCTTATTGTAATGCTGAAAG GTCCATGGGAGAAAACCCTCGAAAAAATTGGAGAGTATTACTATGACAAGAAGTTTCACTTCATAGGTGTGACTGCCGTGCGCAAAAATCTGGAAGAGCGTATCCCAAACATGAAAATTGAGACCAAGTACAGAAAGAAGAATATCGTTGTCACTGAGTGCTTCAAAGAAGATTCTGCGGATGGTAACGACATCCTTGATTGTATCACTCAGATTCTCGATTTTAGGAAGACCGTTCCAAAACACGTCTATGATGATATTATGCAGGTATTCAATGAGCACTGTCACCAGTCTGGTGATGATATCCTTTTTGGTGCTGATGAGGAAGATTTGATCATTTTAAAAGAGTAG